In Aedes albopictus strain Foshan chromosome 3, AalbF5, whole genome shotgun sequence, the following are encoded in one genomic region:
- the LOC115257713 gene encoding LOW QUALITY PROTEIN: uncharacterized protein LOC115257713 (The sequence of the model RefSeq protein was modified relative to this genomic sequence to represent the inferred CDS: inserted 1 base in 1 codon), protein MANLLPLPKVAATGSSDTNPRPELYHNMPGTGRSCPSLNKSSLISRESARLALRLKQIHEERAIQQRAIEIERRAFALERKILEEKYKLLEQQIRMKSAARKRTNASESSADGFSLSTPAHTASDTTMHREPQFEKFTIQPKGIESSPDRLQVLGTQQLISSAFPKADLRKQHLIADSSERWDETICISRSPYETPSSSEFNSEDTAGRLQELYHETGQHQTQIKDQTITNNLRRLNNINSQQRILIPMPTLQLHQYEETYKTLTIVCALKELTVRERERNEYGPTLSEILLFRMPFYLDTGQKLGKIRSAQNWINNIEAILTLFCAKKIDLLVAVRHDLGSSLLSYVFVEGQNAMINSLVSNVPFPNLAKLSILRGFFAYTSAKQFCDQQELQTMTSTILTTEYASEGCITKHLSNASSSAIPTALEQDKSSSSSKFSRNTNHFLLVSCWDFSVRSHDVVNNVLRQKYYHDAPFLDCPFYYSVHTVSAGLDNLVELSDLNEYAESFVGSHDAGVVMATSERKDLSSYLPSIGQHLTQREFTPKLQIHAIRCSPNVKRYMISWTEGRVAGVYLDVEVQKKKVAFKCHRSKENNIELICTVNAVSXNNVYNTFDTGGSDWYGNDLGGQASSRDSQLVCATSNQGVCSHVPRRQVEHNAILKSLKKRNKDEDYGLITFYKAAKAKFMHQPPLLRGIELEKLSPSSEKVEPSKETWDSGGNYFEMEDKSLMLNCKPSRTSAAPFFGQLLLHVQSYYRSSNGDISDCRDNSASERYCEEYDVLELVSEFSAKAIRVNGLSGINQAQSPKLVDRQTS, encoded by the exons ATGGCAAACCTACTACCATTGCCGAAAGTAGCAGCAACGGGAAGCAGCGATACCAACCCGCGCCCCGAATTGTACCACAACATGCCAGGCACTGGCCGCAGTTGTCCGTCATTGAATAAGAGTTCACTAATCAGCAGGGAATCTGCTCGTTTGGCTCTACGATTAAAGCAAATACACGAAGAGCGCGCTATTCAGCAGCGCGCAATTGAAATAGAAAGGCGCGCCTTTGCCCTTGagcgcaaaatcctggaagaaaaatataaattgttgGAGCAGCAGATTCGGATGAAATCAGCTGCCCGCAAACGCACCAATGCCAGCGAATCATCAGCCGATGGTTTCTCTTTGTCAACACCAGCACATACAGCGAGTGATACTACGATGCATCGGGAACCACAATTTGAAAAATTTACGATACAACCGAAAGGAATAGAATCCTCACCAGATCGATTGCAAGTGCTTGGGACTCAGCAGCTTATTTCCAGCGCGTTTCCCAAAGCAGATTTGAGAAAACAACATCTGATCGCAGACAGCAGTGAAAGATGGGACGAGACTATCTGCATCTCTCGTTCGCCGTATGAAACACCATCAAGCTCCGAGTTCAACTCTGAAGATACGGCAGGCCGACTTCAAGAGCTATATCACGAGACTGGTCAGCACCAGACACAGAT AAAGGACCAGACTATCACCAATAATTTGCGAAGACTCAACAACATCAACAGTCAGCAGCGTATACTGATACCAATGCCCACACTTCAACTACATCAGTACGAAGAAACGTACAAAACCCTCACCATAGTGTGCGCTTTAAAGGAACTCACGGTTAGAGAGCGAGAGCGAAACGAGTATGGACCAACGTTGAGTGAGATACTATTGTTTCGTATGCCTTTTTACCTGGACACAGGTCAGAAGTTAGGAAAAATACGAAGCGCTCAGAATTGGATAAACAACATCGAGGCAATACTCACTCTGTTTTGTGCAAAAAAGATCGACCTCTTGGTAGCTGTGAGACACGATCTCGGAAGCAGTTTGTTGTCGTACGTTTTCGTCGAAGGTCAGAACGCGATGATCAATAGTTTGGTATCGAACGTACCTTTTCCGAACCTCGCCAAGTTGTCGATATTACGTGGATTTTTCGCATACACGTCCGCGAAGCAGTTTTGTGATCAACAAGAACTCCAGACCATGACTTCAACGATATTGACTACAGAGTATGCATCAGAAGGCTGCATCACAAAACATTTGTCAAACGCATCTAGCAGTGCAATCCCTACTGCACTTGAGCAGGAtaaatcatcgtcgtcgtcgaaatTTTCCCGCAACACCAATCATTTCTTGCTGGTGTCCTGCTGGGACTTTAGCGTCCGATCGCACGACGTTGTAAACAACGTCCTGCGCCAGAAGTACTATCACGACGCGCCGTTTTTGGATTGCCCTTTTTACTATTCGGTCCATACGGTCAGCGCCGGTTTGGACAACCTAGTTGAACTGTCCGATTTGAACGAATACGCCGAGAGCTTTGTCGGAAGTCACGACGCTGGAGTGGTGATGGCTACATCGGAGCGGAAGGATCTGAGCTCGTATTTACCCAGCATAGGTCAGCATCTAACCCAGAGGGAATTCACGCCCAAGCTCCAGATCCATGCTATCCGGTGCTCCCCGAATGTGAAGCGGTACATGATAAGTTGGACCGAGGGTCGGGTGGCTGGGGTGTATCTCGACGTGGAAGTGCAAAAGAAGAAAGTCGCCTTCAAGTGCCACCGCTCTAAGGAGAACAACATCGAGCTGATCTGCACAGTCAATGCGGTCA TAAACAACGTATACAACACATTCGATACCGGTGGTTCCGATTGGTATGGAAACGATCTTGGAGGACAAGCATCATCGAGAGATTCCCAACTGGTTTGCGCTACCTCGAACCAAGGAGTTTGCTCTCACGTCCCACGGAGACAGGTGGAACACAATGCTATCCTGAAAAGCTTGAAGAAGAGAAATAAGGATGAGGACTACGGGTTGATAACGTTTTACAAAGCTGCGAAGGCCAAGTTCATGCACCAACCGCCGTTATTAAGAGGAATAGAACTTGAAAAGCTGTCGCCGTCATCAGAGAAAGTGGAACCTTCTAAAGAAACTTGGGACAGTGGCGGAAATTACTTTGAAATGGAGGATAAATCTTTGATGCTCAACTGTAAGCCTTCACGGACTAGCGCGGCGCCCTTCTTCGGTCAACTTTTGCTACATGTCCAAAGTTATTACAGGAGTTCGAACGGCGATATTTCAGATTGCCGAGATAACAGTGCAAGTGAACGGTATTGTGAAGAATATGATGTCCTTGAACTAGTGAGTGAATTTTCCGCGAAGGCTATACGTGTCAACGGATTATCCGGGATAAATCAAGCACAGTCGCCAAAGTTAGTTGATAGGCAGACGTCTTAA